The Thermomicrobiales bacterium genome includes a window with the following:
- a CDS encoding zf-HC2 domain-containing protein — MPTNERQANHPQDHLTDAELNELVDGTLAGRDADKAQAHLAGCASCEERYQTLLATVSALRQAPSVMPRRSFQLTPAQARLPEPKQSWLDRFAERLLPGVPAIKAATIAVALLFISVTAFDVLTNQIAQESMGPTTVKQEADVPAPTFEAPQTAATEPSGRVETAGNAAPEPDSALQESATGGGAQTAAETSDEPDGESMSESAADSAPVEDGFTSSAMQEAPAAPAAAMEPGLASPTAEPTATPTPTPEATATATPTATPAPASDGWSSEFTLSWWRIAELALLMILIWLIVTWFGRRGVDSLD, encoded by the coding sequence ATGCCGACCAACGAACGCCAAGCGAACCACCCCCAAGACCACCTGACCGATGCCGAGCTCAACGAGCTGGTGGATGGAACGTTGGCCGGACGCGACGCTGACAAGGCCCAGGCCCACCTCGCCGGATGCGCGTCTTGCGAGGAGCGCTATCAGACGCTGCTGGCCACCGTTTCCGCGCTCCGGCAAGCCCCGAGTGTCATGCCGCGCAGGTCGTTCCAGCTCACACCAGCGCAAGCAAGGCTGCCGGAGCCGAAACAGAGCTGGCTCGACCGGTTTGCCGAACGCCTGCTTCCCGGCGTGCCAGCAATCAAGGCTGCAACGATCGCCGTAGCGTTGTTGTTCATTTCCGTAACGGCATTCGACGTGCTGACCAACCAGATCGCGCAGGAGAGCATGGGACCCACCACGGTGAAGCAGGAAGCCGATGTGCCTGCTCCCACGTTCGAGGCTCCCCAAACCGCTGCAACCGAGCCTTCGGGCCGTGTGGAAACAGCCGGCAACGCCGCGCCAGAGCCGGACAGCGCGCTCCAGGAGAGTGCCACGGGTGGTGGCGCGCAAACTGCCGCAGAAACGAGCGATGAACCGGATGGCGAGTCGATGAGCGAATCCGCTGCCGATTCAGCACCGGTCGAAGACGGGTTCACAAGTTCCGCTATGCAAGAGGCGCCGGCCGCCCCAGCAGCTGCGATGGAACCGGGTCTTGCATCGCCCACAGCCGAACCAACCGCAACCCCTACTCCGACCCCGGAAGCGACCGCTACCGCCACCCCCACCGCAACCCCTGCGCCCGCTTCCGACGGATGGAGCAGCGAGTTCACGCTCTCCTGGTGGCGGATCGCCGAGCTCGCCCTCCTGATGATCCTCATCTGGCTCATCGTCACCTGGTTCGGGCGGCGCGGCGTGGACTCGCTGGACTAG
- a CDS encoding sigma-70 family RNA polymerase sigma factor, producing MVFRRGKQADPPTDPERDQDERLIFAAAKGDLDAFNQLVTRHERSVLNLCWRMLGTLPEAEDASQDAFIKAWTNAKSFKGGAVRPWLLRIATNTCYDVLRSKGRKPTGSLDAAEFETEPDWSTQSDPVDPVRFAETGDLGRMLEAALAQIPDEQRLAVTLCDIQGLPLAEAAEVMAISIGTVKSRLFRGRAKLRDLITASPAGRELLLTAGRSSTRESD from the coding sequence ATGGTCTTCCGGCGCGGCAAGCAGGCCGACCCGCCCACCGATCCCGAACGGGATCAGGATGAGCGGCTCATTTTTGCGGCTGCCAAGGGAGACCTGGACGCCTTCAATCAGCTCGTGACCCGGCACGAGCGCTCGGTGCTGAACCTCTGCTGGCGCATGCTCGGCACCCTGCCGGAAGCCGAAGACGCGAGTCAGGACGCGTTCATCAAAGCGTGGACCAACGCCAAGTCGTTCAAGGGCGGCGCAGTTCGGCCCTGGCTGCTGCGCATTGCCACCAATACCTGCTACGACGTCTTGCGTTCGAAAGGGCGCAAACCGACCGGCTCACTCGACGCCGCCGAGTTCGAAACCGAACCAGACTGGAGCACCCAGAGCGATCCGGTCGATCCGGTGCGGTTCGCCGAAACCGGAGACCTGGGCCGCATGCTCGAAGCCGCGCTCGCCCAGATCCCGGATGAGCAGCGGTTGGCAGTGACGTTGTGCGACATTCAGGGGTTACCGCTGGCCGAAGCAGCCGAAGTCATGGCCATCTCCATCGGCACCGTGAAATCGCGCTTGTTTCGCGGCCGGGCCAAGCTACGCGATCTCATTACCGCATCGCCCGCTGGGCGGGAACTTCTCCTGACGGCGGGTCGTTCTTCTACCAGAGAAAGCGACTGA